Proteins encoded within one genomic window of Ranitomeya variabilis isolate aRanVar5 chromosome 4, aRanVar5.hap1, whole genome shotgun sequence:
- the LOC143767099 gene encoding uncharacterized protein LOC143767099, whose amino-acid sequence MQAPSGSAGRRRSKYKYGQALSFLRRTMLSRVTFSSHRAPASSSAPSGAIPPESATEGHVGRPHTTDPSSDPSFPSTSSAPSSGALLQPSLLASDAEQIAFPLPHPSDPATSRPPLGSWRQRQRGQERSYAPEFLHLNASFQGSFKILGEQVTAGLNMVQSRISETSQETSSRLDRLHSAVSPDPANIFFQSMLRSMEKLSFEKQMRVMNTCHNALLKAINDPQSTHTPPHTSTTIPPQAPFPPQALFQPQAPPRAPFPHHAQPQAPFPHHTPHYQTQHQYSHQPQYQTQPQYQTQSQYPTQSQYPTQSQYPTQSQYPTQSQHPTQSPHQTQSPYSSRPPNQISSPMFSSLPSFSSPVSLPPTPTPPPSGQPPGFTPPPSTAPQTSRVSPPIEVVQPSSPSSPRISTPHFQDL is encoded by the exons atgcaggccccgagtggctctgcaggaaggaggaggagcaaatacaaatatggccaggccctctccttcctgaggcgaaccatgctgagcagagt caccttctccagccaccgggcgcctgcatcttcctctgcgccctctggagcgatccctcctgagtccgccactgagggccacgtcggtaggccccacaccactgacccctcctctgacccctctttcccctccacttcatccgccccaagcagtggagcattattgcagccttcattgctcgcatctgatgctgaacagatagcgttccctttaccccacccctctgatcctgccacctcgagaccaccattaggttcgtggcggcagcgacagaggggtcaggaaaggagctatgctcctgagttcttacacctgaatgcatccttccaaggctctttcaaaattttgggagagcaagtgactgctggtttaaacatggtgcaatcacgcatcagtgaaacaagccaggaaaccagcagtcgcttggataggctgcattcagctgtaagtccagatccggccaatattttttttcaatccatgctcaggagcatggagaagctttcttttgagaaacagatgcgggtaatgaatacctgccataatgctctactgaaggCCATTAACGACCcccaatcgacccacacacctccccacacatccactacaattccaccccaggccccatttccaccccaggccctatTTCAACCCCAGGCCCCACCAAGGGCCCCATTTCCtcaccatgcccaaccccaggccccatttccacaccataccccccattaccaaacccagcaccaatactcacaccagccccaataccaaacccagccccaataccaaacccagtcccaatacccaacccagtcccaatacccaacccagtcccaatacccaacccagtcccaatacccaacccagtcccaacacccaacccagtccccacaccaaacccagtccccatactcatcccggcccccaaaccaaatttcttccccaatgttttcttccttgcccagcttttcttccccagtaagtcttccccctaccccaacaccacccccctctggtcagcctcctggttttaccccccccccttccactgcaccccaaacaagtagggtttccccacctatcgaagtggtccaaccttccagcccctcctcccctcgtatctccaccccccaCTTTCAAGATTTGTAA